A single region of the Lysinibacillus sp. B2A1 genome encodes:
- a CDS encoding peptide ABC transporter permease: MMTGAMDIKKEAAPARERAVGPWLEGWRSFKKSKVSLVGAGIVIFFILLAIVGPYIAPQGINEQNFAKRLLAPSSEHWFGTDDFGRDILSRIIHGARISLWVGFFSVILSVIIGSLLGIIAGYYGKWIDTIISRIFDIMLAFPSMLLAIAVVSVLGPSLQNALIAIAIINVPNFGRLIRSKVLSVKEEEYIVAAKAIGMRDSRILFSHILPNSITPIIVQGTLAIATAIIEAAALGFLGLGAQAPAPEWGKMLADARKFLINAPWTMIFPGLAIMLTVLGFNLMGDGLRDALDPKMKS, from the coding sequence ATGATGACTGGAGCAATGGATATCAAAAAAGAAGCAGCACCAGCTCGAGAACGTGCGGTAGGTCCGTGGCTCGAAGGCTGGCGTAGCTTTAAAAAGAGCAAAGTCTCCCTCGTAGGAGCAGGAATTGTTATATTTTTTATTTTACTTGCTATAGTGGGTCCGTACATTGCACCACAGGGTATCAATGAACAAAATTTTGCGAAGCGTTTATTGGCACCATCAAGTGAACATTGGTTTGGAACAGATGATTTTGGACGGGATATTCTCTCTAGAATCATACATGGAGCACGGATTTCGTTATGGGTAGGCTTTTTCTCGGTTATTTTATCCGTAATCATTGGCAGTTTACTTGGTATTATTGCAGGTTATTATGGAAAATGGATTGATACAATTATTTCACGTATTTTTGATATTATGTTAGCTTTCCCTAGTATGCTATTAGCGATTGCAGTAGTGTCAGTGCTAGGTCCATCTTTACAAAATGCATTAATCGCTATAGCAATAATTAACGTACCGAATTTTGGTCGTCTAATTCGTTCTAAGGTATTGAGTGTTAAGGAAGAGGAATATATTGTAGCGGCAAAAGCAATTGGCATGCGTGATTCACGAATTTTATTCTCTCATATTTTACCGAATTCCATAACACCAATAATTGTACAAGGAACACTAGCTATTGCGACAGCCATTATTGAGGCGGCAGCACTAGGCTTCCTTGGACTAGGAGCTCAAGCACCAGCACCCGAGTGGGGAAAAATGCTAGCTGATGCTCGAAAATTTTTAATCAATGCCCCATGGACAATGATTTTCCCAGGTCTGGCTATTATGTTAACAGTTCTCGGCTTTAACCTAATGGGTGATGGACTACGTGATGCACTTGATCCAAAAATGAAAAGCTAG
- a CDS encoding peptide ABC transporter permease (transports peptides consisting of two or three amino acids): MLHYMGRRLLQLIPVLLGMTFIVFMLIRAIPGNPAKVILGQQATKEAVEALNASLGLDKPWYTQYFSYLSGIFQGDLGVSLRTKLPVSEEIFPYLAATAELALFAMIIAIVIGVNAGIISAWFQNSWFDYIAMIVALVGVSVPVFWLGLMEQWTFSSKLGWLPTSGREDVRNPITAITHFYLFDTLIQGRFDQFIEVLKRLILPGVALATIPMAIIARITRSSMLEVMRSDYVRTARAKGQKMFIVVYKHALKNAVIPVLTVIGLQTGLLLGGAILTETIFSWPGIGRYIYDAIGFRDYPVIQSGILIVAFIFIMINLIVDLLYTVIDPRIKYK, from the coding sequence ATGCTTCACTATATGGGGAGACGTTTACTTCAACTAATCCCAGTTTTGCTTGGAATGACTTTTATCGTTTTTATGTTGATACGTGCAATACCTGGTAATCCAGCTAAAGTTATTTTAGGACAACAGGCGACAAAAGAGGCGGTCGAGGCATTAAACGCAAGTTTAGGATTAGATAAACCCTGGTATACACAATATTTTAGTTATTTGTCAGGCATTTTCCAGGGAGATCTGGGAGTTTCCTTACGTACAAAATTACCTGTATCAGAGGAAATATTTCCATACTTAGCAGCAACGGCAGAGCTTGCACTTTTTGCTATGATTATTGCCATCGTTATTGGTGTTAATGCTGGCATTATTTCTGCATGGTTCCAAAATTCTTGGTTCGACTATATTGCAATGATAGTGGCATTAGTCGGTGTATCTGTACCAGTATTCTGGCTAGGTTTGATGGAGCAATGGACATTTAGTAGTAAGCTTGGCTGGTTGCCTACTTCTGGTCGAGAGGATGTTCGAAATCCAATAACCGCCATAACCCATTTCTATTTATTTGATACTCTTATTCAAGGACGCTTTGATCAATTCATTGAAGTTTTAAAGAGATTAATATTACCTGGAGTAGCACTTGCGACCATTCCGATGGCTATCATTGCAAGAATCACAAGATCTTCCATGCTAGAAGTAATGCGCTCAGATTATGTACGCACTGCAAGAGCGAAAGGCCAAAAAATGTTCATTGTTGTCTATAAGCATGCCTTAAAGAATGCTGTGATTCCTGTGTTAACGGTAATTGGTCTACAAACAGGATTACTGCTTGGTGGTGCCATTTTAACAGAGACTATTTTTAGTTGGCCAGGAATTGGTCGTTATATTTATGATGCGATTGGCTTCAGGGATTATCCTGTTATTCAATCAGGTATTCTAATCGTTGCATTTATTTTCATCATGATTAACTTAATTGTGGATTTACTGTATACAGTGATTGATCCGCGTATTAAATACAAATAG
- a CDS encoding ABC transporter substrate-binding protein: protein MKKKKLWTLGVMFILVLSTILAACGGSDTKNTGSKDASTGGDKANSGEPKILVYGRGGDSVALDPAVVTDGESFTVTANIYETLVNFGERDVTIQPGLAKSWEPSEDGLTYTFQLQEGVKFHDGTDFNAEAVVKNIERWKSSNDKYPYFKTQFVVGDKQIIESATAEGDYTVVLKLSQPQAPFLKNLAMSPFAIASPTAFEADEEGLSANPVGTGPFKFVSWVRNDAITIEKNPDYYIDGYPKLDKVIYRSIPENTARLTELTSGNIDVADGLSPSDKGTIEGDANLQLIERPSMNVGYLGLTVTRPPFDNVKVRQAVNYAIDKQALVDAFYEGLAEPAKNPMPPVISGYNDEVTGYTYDPEKAKALLAEAGYDGKEIELWAMPVPRPYMPDGQKVAEAIQKNLEDVGIKSKIVSYEWATYLDKAEKGEADAFLLGWTGDNGDADNFLYSLLDGDNIHSNNYTFYDNKELHKLLTAAQTEIDEDKRNELYKQAQVIISEDAPWVPLAHSIPILAANKKVTNYIAHPTGSDRLDAVDIQ, encoded by the coding sequence ATGAAGAAAAAGAAGCTATGGACTTTGGGTGTAATGTTTATCCTTGTTCTCTCGACAATCTTAGCGGCTTGTGGCGGCTCAGACACTAAGAATACGGGTAGTAAAGATGCTTCAACTGGTGGCGATAAAGCTAACAGCGGCGAACCGAAAATATTAGTCTATGGTCGTGGTGGAGATTCGGTAGCACTCGACCCTGCTGTTGTAACAGACGGTGAATCCTTTACAGTTACAGCAAATATTTATGAAACGCTAGTAAACTTTGGTGAACGAGATGTAACGATTCAACCAGGCTTGGCAAAATCATGGGAGCCGTCAGAGGATGGGTTAACTTATACATTCCAATTACAAGAGGGTGTAAAATTCCATGATGGCACAGATTTCAACGCAGAGGCAGTTGTCAAAAATATTGAACGTTGGAAATCAAGCAATGATAAATATCCATATTTTAAAACTCAATTTGTCGTTGGTGACAAGCAAATTATAGAATCTGCTACTGCTGAGGGTGACTATACGGTTGTTCTTAAGTTAAGCCAACCACAAGCACCATTCCTGAAAAATTTAGCGATGTCTCCATTTGCAATCGCTTCGCCAACAGCTTTTGAGGCAGATGAAGAAGGCTTATCAGCAAATCCTGTAGGAACAGGTCCATTCAAGTTTGTCAGCTGGGTACGTAATGATGCGATAACGATTGAGAAAAACCCAGATTACTATATTGATGGCTATCCAAAATTAGATAAAGTTATTTATCGTTCTATACCAGAAAACACTGCACGATTAACTGAATTAACGAGCGGTAATATTGATGTAGCTGATGGCTTAAGTCCATCTGATAAAGGAACAATCGAAGGAGATGCCAACTTACAGCTAATTGAACGTCCTTCTATGAACGTTGGGTATTTAGGTTTAACAGTTACTCGACCTCCATTTGATAATGTAAAAGTGCGTCAGGCAGTAAACTATGCTATTGATAAACAAGCACTAGTGGATGCATTTTATGAAGGGTTAGCGGAGCCAGCGAAAAACCCAATGCCACCAGTAATTTCTGGTTATAACGATGAAGTTACAGGCTATACGTATGATCCTGAAAAAGCGAAAGCATTACTTGCTGAAGCAGGCTATGATGGCAAAGAGATTGAGCTATGGGCAATGCCAGTACCACGACCATACATGCCAGATGGTCAAAAAGTTGCAGAAGCGATTCAGAAGAACTTAGAAGATGTAGGCATTAAATCTAAAATTGTGTCATATGAATGGGCTACTTATTTAGATAAAGCTGAAAAGGGTGAAGCAGATGCATTCTTACTTGGTTGGACAGGTGATAATGGAGATGCGGATAACTTCCTATATTCATTATTAGACGGCGATAATATCCATTCTAATAACTATACATTCTATGACAACAAAGAATTACACAAGCTATTAACAGCTGCTCAAACTGAAATTGATGAGGACAAGCGTAACGAGCTTTATAAGCAAGCTCAAGTAATTATTTCTGAGGATGCTCCATGGGTTCCACTTGCTCACTCTATTCCAATTTTAGCTGCTAACAAGAAAGTTACAAATTATATTGCGCATCCTACTGGCTCTGACCGTTTAGATGCAGTAGATATTCAATAG
- a CDS encoding dipeptide/oligopeptide/nickel ABC transporter ATP-binding protein encodes MSKVLLKVDGLKKYFPIRKGILNTQVGDVKAVDDVSFEVFEGETLGIVGESGCGKSTTGRLLMRLIEPTEGNIEFAGKTISELSNNEMRKARRDIQMIFQDPYASLNPRHNIGKILEEPLIVHGMGNAKERKQKVLELLETVGLNEYHIKRYPHQFSGGQRQRIGIARALMTNPRLIIADEPVSALDVSIQAQVLNLLQKLQKDLKLTYIFISHDLGVVRHISNRVGVMYLGKLVELTASEDLYAEPLHPYTQALLSSVPVPDPTFEREQLIITGDIPSASNAPSGCTFHTRCPFKKEECSQIVPKMQEVKPGHYVACHLYDAIQHSMI; translated from the coding sequence ATGTCGAAAGTTTTATTGAAAGTTGATGGCTTGAAAAAATATTTTCCTATTCGGAAAGGCATTCTTAATACACAGGTTGGGGATGTGAAGGCAGTGGATGATGTTTCTTTTGAGGTTTTTGAAGGAGAAACATTAGGCATTGTAGGAGAATCGGGATGTGGTAAATCAACTACTGGGCGATTGTTAATGCGATTAATTGAGCCAACGGAAGGAAATATAGAATTCGCAGGGAAAACGATTTCAGAATTATCCAATAATGAAATGCGTAAGGCACGAAGGGATATTCAAATGATTTTCCAGGATCCCTATGCTTCCTTAAATCCAAGACACAATATTGGGAAGATATTAGAGGAGCCGCTTATTGTTCATGGTATGGGTAATGCTAAAGAACGTAAGCAGAAGGTTTTGGAGCTTCTAGAAACAGTAGGTCTAAATGAATATCATATTAAGCGATATCCACATCAGTTTAGTGGAGGTCAAAGGCAGCGTATTGGTATTGCTCGAGCCTTGATGACCAATCCTCGTTTAATTATTGCGGATGAGCCAGTATCTGCACTTGATGTGTCGATACAGGCACAAGTTTTAAATTTATTGCAAAAGCTGCAAAAGGATTTAAAGCTGACTTATATTTTTATTTCACATGACTTAGGGGTAGTGCGTCATATCAGTAATCGCGTTGGTGTGATGTATTTAGGTAAATTAGTAGAGTTGACAGCAAGTGAGGATTTATATGCAGAGCCGCTTCACCCATATACACAGGCTCTCTTATCTTCGGTTCCTGTTCCAGATCCTACGTTTGAACGTGAACAACTGATTATTACTGGGGATATTCCGAGTGCTTCAAATGCGCCTAGTGGATGCACTTTCCATACAAGATGTCCGTTTAAAAAGGAAGAATGTTCTCAAATAGTTCCAAAAATGCAAGAAGTAAAACCGGGTCATTATGTTGCTTGCCATCTCTATGATGCTATTCAACATTCAATGATATAA